The segment CGATGCTGACCGCCTTGCAAGAACATATGCCAGACGGGGTGGAATGGACAAAACCCGAAGGCGGAATGTTTGTCTGGGTGACCCTGCCAAAAGATATGGACGGTGCGGCTTTGCTGCGTCACGCGCTGGAAACACAAAAACTGGCCTTTGTGCCGGGGCATGCGTTCTTTGCCGATCGCTCGGGTGCGAATACGTTGCGGCTGGCCTATTCTTTGGCGGATGAAGCACAGATCAACGAAGGTATGAAACGGCTGGGCGCGGCGATCAGGGACTTGGCGTAACCTCAAGCAGGGTGACATGGGTATCGCCGTATTTGCGGCTGTCCAAACGGGTGAACCCCTTTGGTGCGAACTGCGCGGCGTTTTCCTCCCAGACGATCATCGCACCAGCGGCCAGCCAACCGCCTGCCTGCGCCGCGGCCAATGCTTGTTGGCCCATGCCCTTACCATAGGGCGGATCAAGGAACACCAGATCGAACGGGGCCTGCCGCCACGCCCCTAGTGCCGTCGCATCATTGCGCAGCAGGGTCGTCTGCTCCGCAACCCTCATCTTGGCAATGTTTTCACCAATCAGGCGCTGGCCGACACGGCCGTTTTCGACAAAACACACGAACTGGGCACCACGCGACAGCGCCTCCAGCCCCAAGGCACCGGTGCCAGCGAACAGGTCCAGCACCCGCGCCCCGTTGATCACATTGTGATGCGTCAACATGGAAAACAGGCTTTCGCGTACGCGATCCGATGTGGGGCGCAGATGCGCAGCGACGTCGCCCTTGCCAACATCGGCAAGCACCGTGCCGCGTGATTTACCCGCGATAATCCTCACGCTTTCAACAAAGCCTTTAACTCTGTTGCAGGGTCCGCGATCAATTCAGCCGCAGGTGATTTGCCGCTTTCGATCAAACGCTTACCCACCATAAATCCGCGTGGATCGTTCATTGCATCCACGGCCAATAATTCATCCCCGCGGTAATACCAGAATGCGACGCTATCCGCGTCCGTGCGGCGGGTCACAACACGATCATAGCCCGTGTTCAGGCCAGCGATCTGTAGTTTCACATCGTATTGATCCGACCAGAACCACGGCTTCGCGACATATTCCTTGCCCGCGCCCATGATATTTTCCGCAACCACTTCAGCCTGATCAATCGCGTTTGGCACCGATTCCAACCGGATACGCCCGCCGCGATAGGGAAAGGACGAACAATCCCCCGCAGCCCAAATACCGCCGACCGACGTGCGCCCCTGCGCATCGACCTTTATTCCGTTTTCCAAAACAACACCGGCGGCTTCGGCCAGACCTGTCGCCGGGCGAATGCCGACACCGACAATCACGAAATCCACATCCAGCTCGGATCCGTCCGACAGGCGCGCGCCGCTAACCGACCCTTCCCCCAGAAGTGTCTCAAGCCCGACACCTTCGCGGATATCGACGCCATGCCCCTTGTGAAGAGCACGAAAGAAATCACTGGTTTCAGGGGCTGCGACCCGCTGCAAGATCCGGCCGGACATTTCAACCAACGTGACCTGCAAGCCAAGTTTGGCCGCGACCGATGCGGCCTCCAGCCCGATGTAGCCGCCGCCGACGATCAGCACCTTCGCGCCTTTGACAAAACGCGGTGCCATGCCGTCCACATCCGCGAGATCGCGCACCACATGCACCCCGTCCAGCCCCCCGCCGATGGCTGTGGGCAAGCGGTTGGGTTCCGATCCGGTGGTCAGGACAAGATCATCATAGGCCAACACATCGCCGCCTATGGCAACGGTGCGCGCTTGCGCATCAATTGCATCAACCCGCGCATTCAAACGCAGCTGAATATCCAACTCATCATAGAAACTTTCGGGCCGCAGGAACAACCGCTCCAGCGTCATATCCCCCATCAGATAGGCTTTGCTCAGGGGCGGGCGTTGATACGGCGGCACCGGCTCCGCCCCGATCAGGGTCACCTTCCCGTCGTACCCGCCGTTGCGCAATTTGGCGACACAGGACGACCCTGCCTGCCCCGCACCGATAACAACTACATGAGCCATGAATTCTCTCCGAATAACTGGTCGCCCTTAGCGGTGGAACCTATATGCTGCATGCCAAGATAGGCAATCACATGAAAGGCATATGCTATGACAATTACCCAAGGCGACACCCTGCCCGACGCAACATTGGTAGAAATGGGCGCTGAAGGGCCAGCCCCCGTAAAAATGTCCGACAAGGTCAAGGGCCGCAAGGTCGTTGTCTTTGCCGTGCCGGGTGCGTTCACGCCCACCTGCCATTCCGCCCACGTCCCAAGCTTTGTGCGTACCAAGGGCGAATTCGATGCCAAGGGCGTAGACGAGATCATCTGTGTGTCGTGCAACGACCCGTTTGTGATGAAAGCATGGGGCGAAGCGACAGGCGCGACAGCGGCAGGGATCACCATGCTGGCAGACGCCTCATCCGAATTCACCAAAGCCATTGGTATGGATTTTGACGCGGCCCCCGCCGGCCTGATCGCGCGGTCAAAACGCTATGCGATGTTGGTGGACGACGGCAAAGTGACGTTGCTGCAAGAGGAAGAGAGCCCCGGCGTATGTGAAGTATCCGGCGGCGAAGGCCTGCTTGCCAGCATGTAATTTGTGAGACGGGGCGCGATTTATTGCGCCCCGTTTCTTTAACCTTAGCTCGACGCCTGGATCATCGTCCGTGTCGGGAATGGAATATCCACACCACCGGCATCCAGCGCTTCTTTGACCTGCCTGGTCATGTCCGCGCGAAACGCGAAATACTCGCTGGCATTGCACCAGACCCGCACCAGAAAATCGACCGAACTGTCGCCAAGGTTTGTCACCTGAATAAACGGTTCGGGGTCCGCATGGGCGCGCGCGTCGGCCATGATGGTATCGCGGATGATGGTTTCCGCATCCTTCAGATTTGCCCCATAACCCACGCCGAACGTCCACTCCGCACGACGTTTGTCATTGGTGGAATAATTGGTGATCACATTGCCCCACACCTCGGAGTTGGGCACGATGACTTGAACGTTGCTCAAATCGGCAAGTTCGGTGAAATTCAGATTGATCTGTTTGACCGTCCCCATTTCATCGGCAACCTCAACAAAATCACCAATCTTGATAGGGCGGAACAGGATGAGCATCACGCCCGCCGCCACGTTCGACAGGGTGCCTTGCAGCGCCAGACCGATCGCCAGACCGGCGGCACCGATAACAGCCACCACCGACGTGGTTTGAACACCGAAAGTGTTAAGCACAAACAAGAGCGTAAAGCCCAACACCACGTAGCGCACGATAGAGGCCAGAAAGTCGAACAACATCTCGTCGAGATGTTTGTTTTTGCGGCCCAGACTGGACACGCGCCGTTGCAGCCATGCCGAAACAATCCACCCCAGCAACAGGATCGCAATTGCACCCAGTAGCGAACCAGCAGCACTTGCAAGAAACTCCAGCGTCAGCAAATCGGACAGCGATTTACCTTGCCAGATCTCGGTCGTCATCATTGATTCCATCGTATTCTCCACCTCTTCCATCAGGATGCCCCCTCGCCGAATAGCCCGTCCATCTTGCGCGCGAGTTTGGCATCCAACGCGCTTAACCCGTCCACATCATGGGTGGTAAGCGTCACATTCACGGTCTTGTAAACATTGTCCCATTCCGGGTGATGGTCCCATTTTTCCGCCCAGATCGCCGCTTGGGTCATCCAGCCGAAGGCCTCGACAAAATTGCCGAAGACAAAGGTTTTGCGGATCGCATCGCGCCCGTCGACCATCGCCCACCCGGTATCAAACAGGGGCTTTAACACCGTATTGCGCGTCTCTTCACTTAGTTTTTCTGTCATTCCTGCTCCTCAACGCGGGCACGTTTGAACGGCCCGTATTCTGTCAAAATCTCGATTTCCTGATCGACCGCATCGCGTTCGGCTTGCAAATAATCGCCAACCGCGCGCGCAAAGCCCTCATCACGCATCCAATGCAGTGACCACGTCGGCGTCGGTAGATAACCGCGGGCCAGCTTATGTTCGCCCTGCGCGCCCGCTTCGACGGTTGCCAGACCATTGGCAATCGCAATGTCGATCGCCTGATAGTAGCACAGTTCGAAATGCAAACAGGGGTGATGTTCGATACACCCCCAGTACCGCCCGTAAAGCGTATCCGCACCGATGAAGTTCAGCGCCCCTGCCACCCAACGCCCGTCCCGTTGTGCCAGGACAAGCGCCATATCATCACGCAAGGTTTCCTGCGCAATGTCGAAAAAGGCCCGCGTGAGGTAAGGTGTGCCCCACTTGCGCGCGCCGGTGTCCTGATAGAATTGCCAGAAGGCATCCCAATGTTCGGGTTGAATTTGATCGCCGGTAAACGTTTGTATTTGCCCGCCAAACCCTTGCGCTTGTGCGCGCTCCTTGCGGATGTTTTTGCGCTTGCGCGCATTCAGGCTGCTCAGGAAACCGTCAAAATCAGCGTAGTTGTTGTTGCGCCAGTGAAACTGCTGGCCTTTGCGGATCATCAGCCCCATGTCCTGACCGCTCAGCGCCTCTTGCTCTGTGCAAAAGGTGATGTGGACGGAGGACAGGTTGTTGTTATCCGTTACCTGCACCGCCCCTTGGATCAACGCCTGTGTGCCGACGTCCTCGAAACCCGGTCGGGTCAGGAAACGGCGGCCCGTGGCCGGGGTATGGGGCACCGCGATTTGCAGCTTGGGATAATAGCTGCCGCCCGCCCGCTCCAGCGCATGGGCCCAGTTGTGGTCAAAGACATATTCACCCTGCGAATGCATCTTCGCATAAAGCGGTGCAACGGCAATCAACTGCCCCTCGATGAACGCGGCAAGGTGCTGTTGCTGCCAACCTGTGCCTTGCCCGACACTTTGACTTTCCTCAAGCGCGGACAAGAACCGGTATGTAGTAAACGGATCATGCGGCGGACTGCCGTCGGCAGTCTCGGGACAAGCGCAGGCGTCCCAATCCGCTTGGCCGATTTCGGCGATTCCGCCCATCAACCTGATCTCGATGCTTTGCGCACTCATTTGCTGCCCTCGTTGCTTGCCTCACTACTTGTGGCGATAGCAGGCTGTTTCAAGCGTCAAGCGCGGCCGCGTATCCCTCAAAGGTGATATTATCTGCCAGTTTACGCGCCTCAGCTTCTTGCGCGGCACTGCGTACGGTCCAACAACAGATCATCGCCCCTTGCGCCTTCAACGCGGCAACGCGAGGGGCTGACAAATCGCCAACTTCGTGACTGATAAAACAGGCCTGCGCGCGGTCGTAATCAGGGATGTCGCGCAAATGATCACAGGTTGCACGCGACAGGGGCCAATCCGCATAACGATACGCACTGGTCACAATCCCGCGCGGCACCGCGGGCAGGAGTTCTGCCATCCTTGCCACGGAATTCGGATTAAACGACATCACCGCCAATGGCCCTGCGTAAGTCGCAACGGCATCCGCTGTTGCCTGTTCAAGCGCACCGATGTTCGGCCCCATCGCGCCGTCCTGATCCTTGAGTTCGATCACCAAGGGTACCTGCCCTGCCACCAGCGCAAGCACTTCGGGCAAATCGGGAATGCCCTCATCCCCGCCTTTCAGCGGTATCTTCGCCAGATCATCCGCGCCCCGCAACCGTATCGGTCCCGTCTGATCCGTTAACCGGTCCAGCGCATAGTCATGAAACACCATCGCCGCATCATCGGCGCTGAGTTGCACATCAATTTCGATGCCATAGCCTGCGTCAATCGCGGCACGGATCGCCGCGCGGCTGTTTTCGGGCCGCCCCGCATTCACATCATGCAGCGCGCGATGCGCCAAAGGGATGTCATAAAACAAGCGCGAAAGGGTCATGCGATTTCAAAGATGCCTTCAATTTCAACAGCGACGCCCAGGGGCAGCGAAGGGGCTGAAACGGCCGACCGCGCATGGCGGCCCTTGTCGCCCAGCGCCTCGACTAGAAAATCGGAACAGCCGTTGATGACCTTGGGCTGATCGGTGAATTCCTGTGTCGAATTCACAAACCCCGTCAATTTGACCACCCGCACCAGCCGTTCGATATCGCCGCCGCAGGCCGCCTTAAGCTGCGCCAGCAGGCTGATCGCACAGGTTTTAGCCGCCGCAGCGCCGTCTTCAACCGACATATCCGCGCCCAGTTTGCCGGTGATCAATCCGTCCGGCCCGTTCGAAATCTGGCCAGAAACATAGACGATGTTTCCAACCTGAACGAAAGGTACATAGTTCGCCGCGGGCGCAGGCGCGTCGGGCAGGATCACACCCAGTTCAGTCAGTCGGTTTGTGATGCTCATGGCGATGTCCTTTGCAAATCATGTTGCGCGGACGCTAGCGATGTTACGCGGAAACGAAAAGACCTAGCTTTCGCGAAAAGCGCGGGCAAAATAGTCGGCCACGGGTTTCACCATATAGGCCATGGGCGAGTGTTCGCCGGTGCGGATAAACGCCTCGACCGGCATCCCGGGTAACAGGCGCACACCGGGGGGCAACCGCCCCAACTCTTCGGCAGGCAGAACCATTTCAGCGCGGAAATACGCTTCGCCCCCCGCCTCATCCGCAATCGCATCCGCAGACAGCTGCGTAATCCGGCCCCAGACCTCGGGCGTCATCCGCTGATCCAGCGCGGAGAGACGCAGTTTGGTCTTTTGACCCAAGGCCACCTGATCAATATGCTTTGGCGACACGCGCATGGCGACAATCAAGGGTCGGTCCTGCGGGATAAGATAGAGCAGCGGTTCAGCAGGACGTAGCACCGCACGCGCGGTGCGCAATGTCATACCATAAACAATGCCCGACACCGGCGCACGGACTTTCGCTTGCGCAATCTCTTCGCGCAGCGCGCGCAGGTCGCGTTGGTACTGGCGGATCGGCGCATCCAGATCACGCGCTGTCGCAACGCCTTTTTCCAGATGGCGCGAGACCAAACGCCCCAGCTCCAGATCCGTCTCGATCAAACGTTGCCGTGCGGCCGCGCGATTGGCCGCAACTTCGCCAAGAGACCCGCGCAAGCTGGCCTGCTGGCGCTCCAGCGCGGTCACCGCACTGGCAGAGGTCAGTTTGCGCGCCCGCAGCGATTGCTGCGTGGCCAACTCTTGCGCAATCAATTCCAGTTGCCGGATCAGCGCCATTTCCTGCGCGTCGATCCCACTAATCTGCGCCGTGATCTGCTGTTTTTGGTTTTCCAGTTTGGTGGTTTCGATGGCGATCGTGCGGCGGGTTGCCTGAAACAATTGTCGCTGTCCGTCCAGCAGGGACGCGAACGACGCATTGACCCTGCTTTGCTTGACAAGTGACGGATCAAACCTGACCGATCTCAGATCACTTTGCTCTGCTTTCAACCGGCTTTGGCGCGCCCGAAGTTCGAATAACTGCGCCTGTGTAAAATGCAGTTCCCTCTGTTGGCGGCGGGTGTCCAGTTCGATCAGCACCTCACCCTGCGCCACATATTGACCATTGCGCACATGTATGGCCCTTGCCACCCCGCCACCGGGATGCTGCACAATCTGGCGATTTCTTTCGACCTCGATCGTGCCCGTGGTGATAACGGCACCGGTGATGGTTGCCGTTGCAGCCCAGTAAAACAGCCCCGCGACCAGTACGACGATGGTAAGCAACCCGATCAGGATCTGGGATTTCGCCGACAGCGACTGCGCCCGATCCTTAGTCATGCCATCCCAGCCGCTTTGCGGGGCCGCTGGATGTTTTGCACATTCTTGACCATGCCGGACAATACCTCGTCCTTTGGGCCAAAGGCCACGCGCACACCTTTGTCCAGCACCAACAGCATTTCGCATTCCTGTATCGCTGCGGGACGATGGGCCATAATCAGCACCGCACCGCCGCGCGCTTTGACCCCACGGATCGCTTCGTTCAAAGCTTGCGAACCCGCGTTATCCAGATTGGCATTGGGTTCATCCAGCACCAGCACGACCGGATTGTCATAAATTGCACGCGCCAGCGCGATGCGTTGCAACTGCCCCCCCGAAAGACGCAAAAGCCCGCCTTTGACCACCGTGTCATAGCCTTGGGGCAGTTCGAGGATCATTTCATGGGCAGCGGCATGTTTCGCTGCCTCGACCACCTTGGCCTCATCGGGGGTCTGTGCCAGCCGCGCGATATTCTGGGCCACGGTGCCGTCAAAAAGCTGAATCCGCTGGGGTAGATATCCGATGTGACGGCCCAACCGCGCTGCACCATATTGGTCCAACGTGGCCCCATCCAGCCGGACGTCACCGCCGGCCGGACGCCAGACGCCGGTAAGGGCGCGGGCCAGACTGGATTTGCCGGTGCCTGACGGACCGACCACGCCCACGGCCTGCCCCGGCGTGATGTGGAAACTGACGGATTTGAGTACCGCCTTGCGCTCCCCCGGTGGCACGACGGTCAAGGCGTTGATCGTCAACCGCGCCTCAGGGTCGGGCAGGAGCAAACGTTTCTCTTCTACGGGAACCGCCGACAACAACCCTGCAAGGTGATGCCAACCCTCGAGCCCCTGTTGAACCACCGGCCACTGATGGACCAGCGTTTCGATGGGCGATAACGCGCGTCCCAAAAGGATCGATCCCGCCATCATACCACCCGCCGTCATCTGATTGCCAAGCACCAGCCATGCCCCCATGCCCAACATCGCGGATTGCAAAAACAGCCGCAGCGTGCGGGTCAGCGCCGAAAACCCGCTGCCGACATCAGAGGCGCGCATCTGTTCCGCCTGCGCGATGTCACGGTCCCGTTTCCAATGTGCAAAAGCAGCATCGCGCATGCCCATCGCCTCGATGGTTTCGGCTTCCGAAATTACCTGTTCCGCGATGGCATCAGCCTGTTGTGTAAACTGTCCCGCATCGGCCTGCGCGCGTTTGGTCAAGAGTTGATTGGCAATGGTGATCCCGACCAGCGTCGCGGCCCCGCCCACTGCCATCCACCCCAAATAGGGATGAAAAACAAAAATCGCGCCGAAAAAGATCAACGTCCACGGCAAATCGAAACCCGCGATCACCACAGGTGCCGCCAGAAGCCGCTGCACGGCATCGAGGTGGGCAAATCCCGCACGCGCCTGCGCATCAGCGGTAACGGCTGATTTGCGCACCACCGCATCAAAGACGCGGTCATCCAGATCGCGTTGAAACCGCATGCCGATCCGCGCCATAATTTTGGCCCGTATCGCGTCAAAAACGGCCATTGCGGCGAACAGCACCACCACCAGCACTGACAGCCCTACCAGCGTTTCAATCGACCCCGACCCCAGCACACGGTCATAGACCTGAAGCATATACATCGGGCCGGTCAACATCAGCAGATTCGCAAACAGGCTGAACAGGCCGACAAACCACAACAAGCCGCGACTGCGCCGACGAATGGCGCGCAGTTCTTCATATCCGGCGTTGACCCGTTGCACGCCCATGCGTTTCGCTGCTCCTAATTTCGATTCGCCACGCTGTTAGGGAGCGCAGTCCGAAGGGGCAGTAAAATCAGCTTTGGCTTAAGATAGCCTTTCGCTGGCCCGTCCCGAAGGCATCAGGACACACACAAGTTTAACGGTTTCCGCCGGTCGGTGACGGGCTTGACCCGCCAGACCCGCCGCCAAAGATGTCGCGCAAGACCTGATCAATAATCGTGCCCTCGTTGCGCTTGGGCGCCGGCGCGGATTCAGGCGGGGTTTCCCCCAAGCCACTGCGCGGGACAGGGGCCGACATGGGCAAGGGATTGTGCGGCAAACCGGCATGAACGCGGATCATCGCCTCGCGCCAGATGTCTGTCGGCAACCCGCCACCGGTCACCCCCTTAAGCGGCGTGTTGTCATCATAGCCCATCCAGACGCCGGCAACATAATCGGCCGAAAACCCGATGAACCACGCGTCTTTCGCGGCCGAAGTCGTTCCGGTTTTGCCCGCCAGTTCGCGGCCTTCAAACTGCGCCCGCTTGCCGGTCCCTTCGGAAATTACCTTTTCCATCATATAGACCAGTTGCCGTGCGGCACTTTCCTGTATCACCCGTTCGCCGATACCGCCGCCGCGTCCCATTAACGGTTCCGCGTCGCCCGTCAGCGACAGTTCGACCAAGCCATAGGGCGTCACGGAAGACCCGCCATTCAGGATGCCGGCATAGGCGCCTGTCATCTCGGTCAGGGTGCTTTCGGATGCACCAAGCGCCAGCGCCGGCCCAGAGGCCAGATCGCTTTGGATGCCGAATTGGGTCGCAACTTCGCTGACCAGAACCCGCCCGACGCTTTCAGAAATCTTGACTGCGGGAATGTTCAACGACTGCTTAAGGGATTCAGTAAGCGTCACCATACCTTTGAACGTATTGGTATAATTGCGCGGGCACCATTCGCCCGACCCCGGGATCGTCTGGCAATAGGGGGAATCGTCGATCAGGTCGTTGGGCGAATACCCCAGATCAAGGGCCGCCGCATATACGAAAGGTTTAAACGCAGATCCGGTCTGGCGCAGGGCCTGGGTCGCGCGGTTGAACACGCCCGACACCTTGGTTTTTCGCCCGCCGACCATGGCGCGCACCGCACCGTCCGCCGACATCACAACAATTGCCGCCTGCGCCTTTGATCCCTCACGCACCTTGTTATCAAAGACCCATTTCAGCCCCTCTTCAGCAGCTTTCTGAATACGCTGGTCCAAAGTGGTCTTGATCCGCATATCCGACGTCGTCGACCGCATGAAATCTGGAATTTCTGAAATCATCCAATCCGCGAAATACCCGCCGACCTGCGCTTCCGCTTCGTCGGATAACTCCGCTGGATTGGCCTGCGCGGCATCTGCCTCCGCCTGTGTCAGATACCCCTGATCGCGCATCAGGCGGATCACGGTTGCGGCACGGTTCTGGGACCGGTCAAGATTGTTGGTGGGCGACAAAGTCGTTGGCGCAGTCAGAAGCCCCGCCAGCATCGCGCTTTCAGCGGCACCCAGACCGGCGGCCGATTTGCTGAAAAACCGCTGTGCGGCGGCTTCGGCACCATAGGCACCGCCGCCCATGTAGGCACGGTTGAGATAGATCGACAGAATATCGTCCTTGGAGTATTTTGCCTCCATCGCCATCGAAAACAGCGCTTCCTTTGCCTTGCGCTGGATCGAGTTGCGGCGGCACTCGGCCTCGTATTGTTTTTCCGTCATGCCGGTCGAGGGATCAAAGGGTTCGCCCAGACAGATCAGTTTCGCCACCTGCTGGGTGATCGTCGACCCCCCGTGCCCCGACAACGGTCCGCGCCCCTCCGACAGGTTGATACGTACGGCGGACGCGATGCCGCGCGGGCTGACCCCGAAGTGGCGGTAGAACCGTTTATCCTCTGTCGCGATTACGGCGTTTTTCAGATGGGGGGAAACAGAATTGGCCGTGACAACACCGCCAAACTGGTCACCGCGGCGTGCAAACACAGCGCCATTGCGGTCCAGCATCGTCACGGAGCCACTTGCACGCCCGTCCAGCAAAGCCTCCAGCGGGGGCAATGTGGTGTAAAGATAGCCGACCGCGACGGCCAAGGCGAGGACGACAACCGCTGTCAGCCGCCAGGTAATCTTCCAAATCAGACGCAGCACCCAAGAGAAAAGTGCCGTGATCAGCCCGATAATCCCACCACGTTTTGCCCGCTTGGGCGCGGCCTTGCGTCTGGTCGATGTGGATTTTTTCACCGGCTTTTTCACCGGTTTCTTGGCGGCCGCCTTTGGTTTGGAAGGATACCGCTTATCCGCCACCAAGGGGCGCTTGCGCTTTGGTCTGTCACTCATAACTTTGCCTGCCCGGCTACACTTTTTTCAATACCATAGCCCGCTTTGTCGGGAATGTTTAGCATTAGCTGCCCCCTTGATAATCAATCATTTGCCCAATTTATGTGCGAATTTTTCTATTTGTTTAAAATTTGTGCATTTAGGGTGATTTTGCGC is part of the Sulfitobacter geojensis genome and harbors:
- a CDS encoding RidA family protein; the encoded protein is MSITNRLTELGVILPDAPAPAANYVPFVQVGNIVYVSGQISNGPDGLITGKLGADMSVEDGAAAAKTCAISLLAQLKAACGGDIERLVRVVKLTGFVNSTQEFTDQPKVINGCSDFLVEALGDKGRHARSAVSAPSLPLGVAVEIEGIFEIA
- a CDS encoding 4a-hydroxytetrahydrobiopterin dehydratase, giving the protein MTEKLSEETRNTVLKPLFDTGWAMVDGRDAIRKTFVFGNFVEAFGWMTQAAIWAEKWDHHPEWDNVYKTVNVTLTTHDVDGLSALDAKLARKMDGLFGEGAS
- a CDS encoding glycerophosphodiester phosphodiesterase family protein, with amino-acid sequence MTLSRLFYDIPLAHRALHDVNAGRPENSRAAIRAAIDAGYGIEIDVQLSADDAAMVFHDYALDRLTDQTGPIRLRGADDLAKIPLKGGDEGIPDLPEVLALVAGQVPLVIELKDQDGAMGPNIGALEQATADAVATYAGPLAVMSFNPNSVARMAELLPAVPRGIVTSAYRYADWPLSRATCDHLRDIPDYDRAQACFISHEVGDLSAPRVAALKAQGAMICCWTVRSAAQEAEARKLADNITFEGYAAALDA
- the rsmD gene encoding 16S rRNA (guanine(966)-N(2))-methyltransferase RsmD, which produces MRIIAGKSRGTVLADVGKGDVAAHLRPTSDRVRESLFSMLTHHNVINGARVLDLFAGTGALGLEALSRGAQFVCFVENGRVGQRLIGENIAKMRVAEQTTLLRNDATALGAWRQAPFDLVFLDPPYGKGMGQQALAAAQAGGWLAAGAMIVWEENAAQFAPKGFTRLDSRKYGDTHVTLLEVTPSP
- a CDS encoding type I secretion system permease/ATPase, translated to MGVQRVNAGYEELRAIRRRSRGLLWFVGLFSLFANLLMLTGPMYMLQVYDRVLGSGSIETLVGLSVLVVVLFAAMAVFDAIRAKIMARIGMRFQRDLDDRVFDAVVRKSAVTADAQARAGFAHLDAVQRLLAAPVVIAGFDLPWTLIFFGAIFVFHPYLGWMAVGGAATLVGITIANQLLTKRAQADAGQFTQQADAIAEQVISEAETIEAMGMRDAAFAHWKRDRDIAQAEQMRASDVGSGFSALTRTLRLFLQSAMLGMGAWLVLGNQMTAGGMMAGSILLGRALSPIETLVHQWPVVQQGLEGWHHLAGLLSAVPVEEKRLLLPDPEARLTINALTVVPPGERKAVLKSVSFHITPGQAVGVVGPSGTGKSSLARALTGVWRPAGGDVRLDGATLDQYGAARLGRHIGYLPQRIQLFDGTVAQNIARLAQTPDEAKVVEAAKHAAAHEMILELPQGYDTVVKGGLLRLSGGQLQRIALARAIYDNPVVLVLDEPNANLDNAGSQALNEAIRGVKARGGAVLIMAHRPAAIQECEMLLVLDKGVRVAFGPKDEVLSGMVKNVQNIQRPRKAAGMA
- a CDS encoding HlyD family type I secretion periplasmic adaptor subunit; the protein is MTKDRAQSLSAKSQILIGLLTIVVLVAGLFYWAATATITGAVITTGTIEVERNRQIVQHPGGGVARAIHVRNGQYVAQGEVLIELDTRRQQRELHFTQAQLFELRARQSRLKAEQSDLRSVRFDPSLVKQSRVNASFASLLDGQRQLFQATRRTIAIETTKLENQKQQITAQISGIDAQEMALIRQLELIAQELATQQSLRARKLTSASAVTALERQQASLRGSLGEVAANRAAARQRLIETDLELGRLVSRHLEKGVATARDLDAPIRQYQRDLRALREEIAQAKVRAPVSGIVYGMTLRTARAVLRPAEPLLYLIPQDRPLIVAMRVSPKHIDQVALGQKTKLRLSALDQRMTPEVWGRITQLSADAIADEAGGEAYFRAEMVLPAEELGRLPPGVRLLPGMPVEAFIRTGEHSPMAYMVKPVADYFARAFRES
- a CDS encoding NAD(P)/FAD-dependent oxidoreductase, which gives rise to MAHVVVIGAGQAGSSCVAKLRNGGYDGKVTLIGAEPVPPYQRPPLSKAYLMGDMTLERLFLRPESFYDELDIQLRLNARVDAIDAQARTVAIGGDVLAYDDLVLTTGSEPNRLPTAIGGGLDGVHVVRDLADVDGMAPRFVKGAKVLIVGGGYIGLEAASVAAKLGLQVTLVEMSGRILQRVAAPETSDFFRALHKGHGVDIREGVGLETLLGEGSVSGARLSDGSELDVDFVIVGVGIRPATGLAEAAGVVLENGIKVDAQGRTSVGGIWAAGDCSSFPYRGGRIRLESVPNAIDQAEVVAENIMGAGKEYVAKPWFWSDQYDVKLQIAGLNTGYDRVVTRRTDADSVAFWYYRGDELLAVDAMNDPRGFMVGKRLIESGKSPAAELIADPATELKALLKA
- a CDS encoding peroxiredoxin; this translates as MTITQGDTLPDATLVEMGAEGPAPVKMSDKVKGRKVVVFAVPGAFTPTCHSAHVPSFVRTKGEFDAKGVDEIICVSCNDPFVMKAWGEATGATAAGITMLADASSEFTKAIGMDFDAAPAGLIARSKRYAMLVDDGKVTLLQEEESPGVCEVSGGEGLLASM
- a CDS encoding GNAT family N-acetyltransferase, producing MSAQSIEIRLMGGIAEIGQADWDACACPETADGSPPHDPFTTYRFLSALEESQSVGQGTGWQQQHLAAFIEGQLIAVAPLYAKMHSQGEYVFDHNWAHALERAGGSYYPKLQIAVPHTPATGRRFLTRPGFEDVGTQALIQGAVQVTDNNNLSSVHITFCTEQEALSGQDMGLMIRKGQQFHWRNNNYADFDGFLSSLNARKRKNIRKERAQAQGFGGQIQTFTGDQIQPEHWDAFWQFYQDTGARKWGTPYLTRAFFDIAQETLRDDMALVLAQRDGRWVAGALNFIGADTLYGRYWGCIEHHPCLHFELCYYQAIDIAIANGLATVEAGAQGEHKLARGYLPTPTWSLHWMRDEGFARAVGDYLQAERDAVDQEIEILTEYGPFKRARVEEQE
- a CDS encoding mechanosensitive ion channel family protein is translated as MMTTEIWQGKSLSDLLTLEFLASAAGSLLGAIAILLLGWIVSAWLQRRVSSLGRKNKHLDEMLFDFLASIVRYVVLGFTLLFVLNTFGVQTTSVVAVIGAAGLAIGLALQGTLSNVAAGVMLILFRPIKIGDFVEVADEMGTVKQINLNFTELADLSNVQVIVPNSEVWGNVITNYSTNDKRRAEWTFGVGYGANLKDAETIIRDTIMADARAHADPEPFIQVTNLGDSSVDFLVRVWCNASEYFAFRADMTRQVKEALDAGGVDIPFPTRTMIQASS